One part of the Vicinamibacteria bacterium genome encodes these proteins:
- a CDS encoding HupE/UreJ family protein, with protein FTYTVVVLDAAGNYQADLTCDLDAVALGVPPGADSREVFRLLNALEPDELERRVEKAQDFMLEHVVVRFDGVRDDPELTLPEYGNTVDAPVPTLLGLTARFSGSVPRGVSTMTLTVDRLFPPVYLTVLDERGSNVTHIVLDRGAESDPIPVEGRAPAPDPIAVALRYFHLGLSHIVPGGLDHILFVLGLFLLSARPGPLLFQVSAFTLAHTLTLALSSYGVVRLTPSVVEPLIALSIAYVAVENVLTPKLTVWRPLVVFGFGLLHGMGFAGVLGELGLPRRDFLVGLLGFNAGVEAGQLIVLGAAFVIVGSFRSKPWYRSRVTVPLSLAVAAIGLYWTVERVLA; from the coding sequence TTCACTTACACGGTCGTCGTGCTCGATGCGGCCGGCAATTATCAGGCGGATCTCACCTGTGACCTCGACGCAGTTGCTCTAGGCGTCCCACCCGGCGCGGACTCCCGAGAGGTCTTTCGGCTGCTGAACGCACTCGAGCCGGATGAGCTCGAGCGACGCGTGGAGAAAGCCCAGGACTTCATGCTCGAGCATGTGGTGGTGCGCTTCGACGGCGTGCGCGACGATCCGGAGCTGACGCTTCCGGAGTACGGAAACACCGTGGATGCTCCCGTGCCGACACTGCTCGGTCTCACGGCTCGTTTCTCGGGCTCCGTCCCCCGCGGCGTCTCGACGATGACGCTCACGGTGGATCGTCTGTTTCCACCGGTGTATCTCACCGTGCTCGACGAGCGAGGAAGCAACGTCACTCACATCGTCTTGGACCGGGGCGCCGAGAGCGATCCGATCCCCGTGGAGGGTCGCGCGCCAGCACCAGACCCGATCGCAGTCGCCTTGCGTTACTTCCATCTGGGCCTGTCGCACATCGTGCCCGGCGGACTCGATCACATTCTGTTCGTCCTTGGGCTCTTTCTTCTGAGCGCTCGGCCGGGCCCGTTGCTCTTTCAGGTAAGTGCGTTCACACTGGCCCATACGCTGACTCTTGCGCTCTCGAGTTATGGCGTGGTCCGGCTGACACCTTCGGTCGTCGAGCCACTGATCGCGCTCTCCATAGCCTACGTTGCCGTCGAGAACGTTCTGACCCCGAAGCTCACCGTCTGGCGGCCTCTCGTCGTTTTTGGTTTCGGCCTGCTCCACGGGATGGGGTTTGCCGGGGTTCTCGGGGAACTGGGTCTTCCTCGGCGCGATTTCCTGGTTGGACTCTTGGGCTTCAACGCGGGCGTGGAGGCTGGACAACTCATCGTGCTCGGGGCCGCGTTCGTAATCGTGGGGTCGTTTCGCAGCAAACCCTGGTACCGGTCGCGGGTGACGGTCCCGCT